The following proteins are encoded in a genomic region of Burkholderia gladioli:
- a CDS encoding porin has protein sequence MKKHVAVAITAAGLATAAHAQSSVTLYGIVDNGLAYQNSSGSLGQTANGHSSVKMSTGVWAGSRFGLKGAEDLGGGTKAVFTLEAGVNTANGNSQFSGGIFTRQAFVGLSDTKYGTLTAGRQYTAYYTLLSPWSPTTWLTGYFGAHPGDIDSLDTSYRANNSLVYMSPKYYGFTFGGSYSFGGQPGSVNAGSTWSAGLQYTNGPLGVAAAFQRVNNAASGGGAWSPNSTTSNGGAQTAVSAINNGYITAQAQQRVAVTGGYQFTSQFDVTVSYSNVQYIPGANSTFRNTATFNTAGAVLHFKPVAVWDFGLGYSYTAATLSNGVSSAARYHQVTASQYYSLSKRTGLYAVEAYQHASGNTLSNGKVIAATASIGDGFNSTPATTRGQVGLGVGLIHRF, from the coding sequence ATGAAAAAGCACGTAGCGGTTGCCATCACGGCAGCCGGCCTTGCCACGGCCGCGCACGCCCAGAGCAGCGTGACCCTGTACGGGATCGTCGACAATGGCCTGGCCTACCAGAACAGCAGCGGCTCGCTGGGCCAGACGGCCAACGGCCATTCGTCGGTGAAGATGTCGACGGGCGTCTGGGCGGGCAGCCGCTTCGGCCTGAAGGGCGCGGAAGACCTCGGCGGCGGCACCAAGGCCGTGTTCACCCTGGAAGCCGGCGTCAACACCGCCAACGGCAACTCGCAGTTCAGCGGCGGCATCTTCACGCGCCAGGCCTTCGTCGGCCTGTCCGATACCAAGTACGGTACGCTGACCGCCGGCCGCCAGTACACCGCCTACTACACGCTGCTCTCGCCGTGGAGCCCGACCACCTGGCTGACTGGCTATTTCGGCGCGCACCCGGGCGATATCGACTCGCTCGACACCAGCTACCGTGCCAACAACTCGCTGGTCTACATGTCGCCGAAGTACTACGGCTTCACGTTCGGCGGCTCCTACTCGTTCGGCGGCCAGCCGGGCAGCGTCAACGCCGGTTCGACCTGGAGCGCGGGCCTGCAGTACACCAACGGCCCGCTCGGCGTGGCCGCGGCGTTCCAGCGCGTCAACAACGCGGCTTCGGGCGGCGGCGCCTGGAGCCCGAACTCGACCACCTCGAACGGCGGCGCGCAGACGGCCGTGTCGGCGATCAACAACGGCTACATCACGGCGCAGGCGCAGCAGCGCGTGGCGGTGACGGGCGGCTACCAGTTCACCTCGCAGTTCGACGTGACGGTCTCCTACTCGAACGTGCAGTACATCCCGGGCGCCAACTCGACCTTCCGCAACACGGCCACCTTCAACACCGCCGGCGCGGTGCTGCACTTCAAGCCGGTTGCCGTGTGGGACTTCGGGCTCGGCTACAGCTACACGGCGGCGACGCTGTCCAACGGCGTGTCCAGCGCGGCCCGCTACCACCAGGTCACGGCCTCGCAGTACTACAGCCTGTCCAAGCGCACCGGCCTGTACGCGGTCGAGGCCTACCAGCACGCCTCGGGCAACACGCTGTCGAACGGCAAGGTGATCGCGGCGACGGCCTCGATCGGCGACGGCTTCAACAGCACGCCGGCCACCACGCGCGGCCAGGTCGGCCTGGGCGTCGGCCTGATCCACCGCTTCTGA
- a CDS encoding rhodanese-related sulfurtransferase: MNTVPASSVDSSAVPVEFPRLSVAEVRAALLAREEIALVDLREEDPYAHGHPLWAANLSLSKLELEAWTRIPRRDTTIVLYGEALGEDLAPRGARVLAALGYTRVHLLDGGLDAWRAAGGELFIDVNVPSKSFGEYVEAERHTPSLSAPEVQALIEARADVVIVDARRFDEYQTMSIPTAISVPGAELVLRVRELAPDPATRVIVNCAGRTRSIIGTQSLVNAGLPNPVAALRNGTIGWLLAGQTLDHGAAKRFPDAISDAHREAARRSAREVAAKAGVPRIAAAEVEALAEGGRRTVYRLDVRTPEEYAAGHLPGFASAPGGQLVQETDHHAPVRGARIVLADDDGVRADMSASWLAQMGWEVRVVEPVAAEARSALGAWRAEVPEAAPIERIAPATLAAWRAEAGADADAAVAVIDVTASANYVKRHVPGAWYAVRAQLRAALATIPAARRYVLTCNTSQLAAFAAVDLRALLPAEVGVFVLDGGTLAWIDAGLPVEAGETRLATPRTDRYRRPYEGTDNAAAAMQAYLDWEFGLVEQLGRDGTHHFKVI; the protein is encoded by the coding sequence ATGAACACCGTGCCCGCTTCTTCCGTCGATTCCTCCGCCGTTCCCGTCGAGTTCCCCCGCCTGTCCGTCGCCGAGGTGCGCGCCGCGCTGCTCGCGCGCGAGGAGATCGCCCTGGTCGACCTGCGCGAGGAGGATCCCTACGCGCATGGCCATCCGCTGTGGGCCGCCAATCTCTCGCTGTCCAAGCTCGAGCTCGAGGCCTGGACCCGCATCCCGCGCCGCGACACCACGATCGTGCTGTACGGCGAGGCGCTCGGCGAGGATCTCGCGCCGCGCGGCGCGCGCGTGCTGGCCGCGCTCGGCTACACGCGCGTGCATCTGCTCGACGGCGGCCTGGACGCCTGGCGCGCGGCCGGCGGCGAGCTGTTCATCGACGTCAACGTGCCTAGCAAGTCCTTCGGCGAGTATGTCGAGGCCGAGCGCCACACGCCCTCGCTGTCGGCGCCCGAGGTGCAGGCGCTGATCGAGGCGCGCGCCGACGTGGTGATCGTCGACGCGCGCCGCTTCGACGAATACCAGACCATGAGCATCCCGACCGCGATCAGCGTGCCCGGCGCCGAGCTGGTGCTGCGCGTGCGCGAGCTCGCGCCCGATCCGGCCACGCGCGTGATCGTCAATTGCGCGGGGCGCACGCGCAGCATCATCGGCACCCAGTCGCTGGTCAACGCGGGGCTGCCGAACCCGGTGGCGGCGCTGCGCAACGGCACCATCGGCTGGCTGCTGGCCGGGCAGACGCTCGACCATGGCGCGGCGAAGCGCTTCCCCGATGCCATCTCGGACGCGCATCGCGAGGCCGCCCGCCGCAGCGCCCGCGAAGTGGCCGCGAAGGCCGGCGTGCCGCGCATCGCGGCGGCCGAAGTGGAGGCGCTGGCCGAGGGCGGGCGCCGCACCGTCTACCGGCTCGACGTGCGCACGCCCGAGGAATACGCGGCGGGCCACCTGCCCGGTTTCGCCAGCGCGCCGGGCGGCCAGTTGGTGCAGGAGACCGACCATCACGCGCCGGTGCGCGGCGCGCGCATCGTGCTGGCCGATGACGACGGCGTGCGCGCCGACATGAGCGCCTCGTGGCTGGCGCAGATGGGCTGGGAGGTGAGGGTGGTCGAGCCGGTGGCGGCCGAGGCGCGCTCGGCGCTGGGCGCCTGGCGCGCCGAGGTGCCCGAGGCCGCGCCGATCGAGCGGATCGCGCCGGCCACGCTGGCCGCCTGGCGCGCCGAAGCCGGGGCGGATGCCGATGCCGCGGTGGCCGTGATCGACGTGACGGCCAGCGCCAACTACGTGAAGCGGCACGTGCCGGGCGCCTGGTACGCGGTGCGCGCGCAGTTGCGCGCGGCGCTCGCGACGATTCCGGCCGCGCGGCGCTATGTGCTGACCTGCAATACCTCGCAACTGGCCGCCTTCGCGGCCGTCGACCTGCGCGCGCTGCTGCCGGCCGAGGTCGGCGTGTTCGTGCTCGACGGCGGCACGCTGGCCTGGATCGACGCGGGCCTGCCCGTCGAGGCGGGCGAGACGCGCCTGGCCACGCCGCGCACCGATCGCTACCGGCGTCCCTACGAGGGCACCGATAACGCGGCCGCCGCGATGCAGGCCTATCTTGACTGGGAGTTCGGCCTGGTCGAGCAACTGGGCCGCGACGGCACGCATCATTTCAAGGTGATCTGA
- the alr gene encoding alanine racemase gives MPRPILAQIRPAAVRHNLAVIRRRAASSRVWAVVKANAYGHGIERIYPGLAEADGIALLDLDEAVRVRELGWTRPVLLLEGLFEAADVAIADRYRLSVAVHTPEQLDMLAAARPTRPIDIQLKMNSGMNRLGFRPDVYREAWQRASATPAVGRIALMMHFANADEGQADWQMQVFDAATQGLPGERTLSNSAGVLWHPAAHRDWVRPGTILYGASPTGVARDIADTGLLPSMTLSSRLIGIQTIEANETVGYGRRFAASSAMRVGVVACGYADGYPRHAPTGTPIVVDGVRTRVVGRVSMDMLTVDLTPCPNARIGSPVELWGNQVHVDEVAEAASTIGYELICAIARRVPVEVEPLVDTEPLELPALRTGSYGR, from the coding sequence ATGCCCCGTCCCATCCTTGCCCAGATCCGCCCCGCCGCGGTCCGCCACAATCTCGCGGTGATCCGCCGACGCGCCGCCAGCTCGCGCGTATGGGCCGTGGTCAAGGCGAACGCCTACGGCCATGGCATCGAGCGGATCTATCCGGGGCTGGCCGAGGCCGACGGCATCGCCCTGCTCGACCTCGACGAGGCGGTGCGCGTGCGCGAGCTGGGCTGGACCCGGCCGGTGCTGCTGCTGGAAGGCCTGTTCGAGGCCGCCGATGTCGCGATCGCGGATCGCTACCGGCTCAGCGTCGCGGTGCACACCCCGGAACAGCTCGACATGCTGGCCGCCGCGCGCCCGACGCGCCCGATCGACATCCAGCTCAAGATGAACTCCGGCATGAACCGGCTGGGCTTTCGCCCCGACGTCTATCGCGAGGCCTGGCAGCGCGCCTCGGCCACGCCGGCGGTGGGCCGCATCGCGCTGATGATGCACTTCGCCAATGCCGACGAAGGCCAGGCCGACTGGCAGATGCAGGTGTTCGACGCGGCCACCCAGGGCCTGCCCGGCGAACGCACGCTGTCGAACTCGGCCGGGGTGCTCTGGCATCCGGCCGCGCACCGCGACTGGGTGCGCCCCGGCACCATCCTCTACGGCGCCTCGCCGACCGGCGTGGCGCGCGACATCGCCGACACCGGCCTGCTGCCCTCGATGACGCTGAGCAGCCGGCTGATCGGCATCCAGACCATCGAAGCCAACGAGACGGTCGGCTACGGCCGGCGCTTCGCCGCCTCCAGCGCGATGCGGGTGGGCGTGGTGGCCTGCGGCTATGCCGACGGTTATCCGCGCCACGCGCCCACCGGCACGCCGATCGTGGTCGACGGGGTGCGCACGCGGGTGGTCGGCCGCGTCTCGATGGACATGCTGACGGTCGATCTCACGCCCTGCCCGAACGCGCGTATCGGCTCGCCGGTCGAGCTGTGGGGCAACCAGGTGCATGTCGACGAGGTGGCCGAGGCCGCCAGCACGATCGGCTACGAGCTGATCTGCGCGATCGCGCGGCGCGTGCCGGTGGAGGTCGAGCCGCTGGTCGACACCGAGCCGCTCGAACTGCCGGCGCTGCGCACCGGCAGCTACGGGCGCTGA
- a CDS encoding cysteine dioxygenase has protein sequence MSSFSLHQSLAEDAQRAAPPLAEFVAAFSRLIDTRPDEARVVRDGGALLADLVARDDWLPDNFAQPDPERYQQFLLHRDPEARFSVVSFVWGPGQTTPIHDHTVWGLIGMLRGAEDSQPYALAADGRPLPEGEPVRLAPGQVEAVSPALGDIHRVSNVHADRVSISIHVYGADIGAVERSVYREDGTRKLFISGYTLPAQAVRN, from the coding sequence ATGAGTTCGTTTTCCTTGCATCAGTCGCTCGCGGAAGACGCGCAGCGTGCCGCGCCCCCGCTGGCCGAGTTCGTCGCCGCGTTCTCGCGGCTGATCGACACGCGGCCCGACGAGGCGCGCGTGGTCCGCGACGGCGGCGCGCTGCTGGCCGACCTGGTGGCCCGCGACGACTGGCTGCCCGACAACTTCGCGCAGCCCGATCCGGAGCGCTACCAGCAGTTCCTGCTGCATCGCGATCCCGAGGCGCGCTTCTCGGTGGTCAGCTTCGTGTGGGGCCCGGGGCAGACCACGCCGATCCACGATCACACCGTCTGGGGCTTGATCGGCATGCTGCGCGGCGCGGAGGATTCGCAGCCCTACGCGCTGGCCGCCGATGGCCGGCCGCTGCCCGAGGGCGAGCCGGTGCGGCTCGCGCCGGGGCAGGTCGAGGCGGTCTCGCCCGCGCTCGGCGATATCCATCGCGTCAGCAACGTGCACGCGGACCGCGTCTCGATCAGCATCCACGTGTATGGTGCCGACATCGGCGCGGTCGAGCGCTCGGTCTATCGCGAGGACGGCACGCGCAAGCTGTTCATTTCCGGCTACACGCTGCCGGCGCAGGCCGTGCGCAACTGA
- a CDS encoding DUF427 domain-containing protein, whose protein sequence is MSSSSDRPVRVPGPDHPITIAPTGAHVRVLADGAPLADTHGALTLREASYPPVQYIPRADIDVTRVVRSSHTSYCPYKGEATYYSIPALGPRGENAIWSYESPHEAVAPIAGHFAFYPERVDAIEIAA, encoded by the coding sequence ATGTCCTCGTCATCCGATCGCCCCGTCCGGGTTCCCGGCCCGGATCATCCGATTACGATCGCGCCCACCGGCGCCCATGTCCGCGTGCTGGCCGACGGCGCGCCGCTGGCCGACACGCACGGCGCGCTGACGCTGCGCGAGGCCAGCTATCCGCCCGTGCAGTACATCCCGCGCGCCGATATCGACGTCACGCGCGTGGTGCGCAGCAGCCACACCAGCTACTGCCCCTACAAGGGCGAGGCCACCTACTACTCGATTCCCGCGCTCGGCCCGCGCGGCGAGAACGCGATCTGGTCCTACGAATCGCCGCACGAGGCGGTGGCACCGATCGCCGGCCATTTCGCGTTCTATCCCGAGCGCGTCGACGCCATCGAGATCGCCGCCTGA
- a CDS encoding LysR family transcriptional regulator: MKIGDIDAFAAVIHCQSLSQAAHELGITQPAITRRVQNLEEALGVELLDRNTKPPRPTDLGRRVHDQCRAVLREVEALREMVRATQPPAGAFRLGITHGIGELMLPELIAMLRERWPSVAPRVEAGWAGALLDKLSLGELDAALVFVARDTALPPHVTGERLAATRLAVVAARGACPKRSYRLAELHARGWVLNPDGCGFRASLKRALDAQRLPLAVTLDAFGRDVQLQSVANGFGLGLVPLPLVEASPLRAALEIVNVSDFRPPIDLWLAQRDGVERLAAPARAVGEAAREQFEALGAADLAA, encoded by the coding sequence ATGAAAATCGGCGATATCGATGCATTCGCGGCCGTGATCCACTGCCAGTCCCTGAGCCAGGCCGCGCACGAGCTCGGCATCACGCAGCCGGCCATCACGCGGCGCGTGCAGAACCTCGAGGAAGCGCTCGGCGTCGAGCTGCTCGACCGCAACACCAAGCCGCCGCGCCCCACCGACCTCGGCCGCCGCGTGCACGACCAATGCCGCGCGGTGCTGCGCGAGGTGGAGGCGCTGCGCGAGATGGTGCGCGCCACCCAGCCGCCGGCCGGCGCGTTCCGGCTCGGCATCACGCACGGCATCGGCGAGCTGATGCTGCCTGAATTGATCGCGATGCTGCGCGAGCGCTGGCCCTCGGTGGCGCCGCGCGTCGAGGCCGGCTGGGCCGGCGCGCTGCTCGACAAGCTCTCGCTGGGCGAGCTCGATGCCGCGCTGGTGTTCGTGGCGCGCGACACCGCCCTGCCGCCGCACGTGACGGGCGAGCGCCTGGCCGCCACGCGCCTGGCCGTGGTGGCCGCGCGCGGCGCCTGCCCGAAGCGCAGCTACCGGCTCGCCGAGCTGCACGCGCGCGGCTGGGTGCTCAATCCCGACGGCTGCGGCTTTCGCGCCAGCCTGAAGCGCGCGCTCGACGCGCAGCGGCTGCCGCTCGCGGTCACGCTCGACGCCTTCGGCCGCGACGTGCAGTTGCAAAGCGTGGCGAACGGCTTCGGGCTCGGCCTGGTGCCCCTGCCGCTGGTCGAGGCGAGCCCGCTGCGCGCGGCGCTCGAGATCGTCAACGTCAGCGATTTCCGGCCGCCAATCGATCTCTGGCTGGCCCAGCGCGACGGCGTGGAGCGGCTCGCGGCGCCGGCGCGCGCGGTGGGCGAGGCGGCGCGCGAGCAGTTCGAGGCGCTCGGCGCGGCCGACCTGGCCGCCTGA
- a CDS encoding enoyl-CoA hydratase — protein sequence MHSPAGKDEPHVLREDAQGVTTLRLNRPAQANALSDAMLAELGRAFDSLAGDTRLRCVVLAAEGRAFCGGHDLREMRARRGSATARRDYLELFTRCSDLMQAIRGLPVPVIARVQGVATAAGCQLVAACDLAVAADTARFAVSGIEVGLFCSTPAVALSRNVSAKRAFEMLVSGRFIDASTARDWGLVNEAVPADALDAAVARLAASIVAKSPAAVRHGKAMFHRQRELPLDEAYRHAAAVMADNMMEPDVEEGIDAFLEKRPARWGRSGEA from the coding sequence ATGCATTCCCCAGCAGGCAAGGACGAACCCCACGTATTGCGCGAGGACGCCCAGGGCGTGACCACCTTGCGCCTGAACCGGCCGGCCCAGGCCAACGCCTTGTCGGATGCGATGCTCGCCGAGCTCGGCCGCGCCTTCGACTCGCTGGCCGGCGATACGCGGCTGCGCTGCGTGGTGCTGGCCGCCGAGGGCCGCGCCTTCTGCGGCGGCCACGACCTGCGCGAGATGCGCGCGCGCCGCGGCTCGGCCACGGCCCGCCGCGACTACCTCGAACTGTTCACGCGCTGCAGCGACTTGATGCAGGCGATCCGCGGCCTGCCGGTGCCGGTGATCGCGCGCGTGCAGGGCGTGGCCACGGCGGCCGGCTGCCAACTGGTGGCGGCTTGCGACCTGGCGGTGGCGGCCGACACGGCGCGCTTCGCCGTCTCCGGCATCGAGGTCGGGCTGTTCTGCTCGACGCCGGCCGTGGCGCTGTCGCGCAACGTCTCGGCCAAGCGCGCCTTCGAGATGCTGGTCAGCGGGCGCTTCATCGACGCGAGCACGGCGCGCGACTGGGGGCTGGTCAACGAGGCGGTGCCGGCCGATGCGCTCGATGCGGCGGTGGCGCGCCTGGCGGCCAGCATCGTGGCGAAGTCGCCGGCCGCCGTGCGTCATGGCAAGGCGATGTTCCATCGCCAGCGCGAGCTGCCGCTCGACGAAGCCTATCGCCACGCGGCCGCGGTGATGGCCGACAACATGATGGAGCCCGACGTGGAGGAGGGGATCGACGCGTTCCTGGAGAAGCGGCCGGCACGCTGGGGCCGATCGGGCGAAGCCTGA